A stretch of Cyanobacteriota bacterium DNA encodes these proteins:
- a CDS encoding superoxide dismutase yields MTHTLPELPWAMNALEPNYLKSTLEFHYSKHHNAYVTNLNKALEGTGKENTPIEELLSNIKDIPEAKRQAVINNGGGHYNHTLFWQVMAPNAGGEPTGVLADAINASFGSFAEFKTQFVNAGATQFGSGWAWLESDPSGKLTVTKTANQDNCLMNSDRKPILTMDVWEHAYYLEHQNLRPQWMETFFKLVNWDAVAKNYANAKAGNAVIAIKEGAVA; encoded by the coding sequence ATGACACACACTTTACCTGAATTACCATGGGCTATGAATGCTCTAGAACCAAACTATCTTAAATCCACTCTTGAGTTTCATTACTCAAAACACCACAATGCATATGTTACTAACTTAAACAAAGCACTTGAAGGTACTGGCAAAGAAAATACGCCAATTGAAGAATTGCTTTCTAATATCAAAGATATCCCTGAAGCCAAAAGACAAGCTGTCATCAACAATGGTGGCGGACATTACAACCACACATTATTTTGGCAAGTCATGGCTCCTAATGCTGGCGGCGAGCCGACTGGTGTACTAGCTGACGCAATCAACGCAAGCTTCGGTAGTTTTGCAGAATTCAAAACTCAATTCGTCAATGCTGGAGCTACTCAATTTGGTAGTGGTTGGGCTTGGCTTGAGTCTGATCCATCAGGCAAGCTCACTGTAACTAAAACAGCAAACCAAGACAACTGCTTGATGAACTCAGATCGCAAACCAATCCTTACTATGGATGTGTGGGAGCATGCCTACTACTTAGAGCATCAAAACCTGCGTCCACAATGGATGGAGACTTTCTTCAAGCTAGTTAACTGGGATGCTGTAGCGAAGAACTATGCAAACGCTAAAGCTGGAAACGCAGTTATCGCTATAAAAGAAGGCGCTGTAGCTTAA